TTTTCACAGCGGCTTTCCTGTTCGGACGAAAAGAAGTAAGGAAATTATTCTGGCATAAAGAGGCGGTAAACACACATCGCCTTCACCGCCCAGACCGGCAATGGGATTTTTCTGTGCGTCGCGCTTTTATAAAATGCTGACAGGCGTAAACTTGCGCGCCTTATTATGATGAGGTCGCTATGAATTTTTTGTTCCCCCTGTTTGCGGTGCTGATCTGGTCGATCAACGCCATCGTCAGTAAGCTTTCGGCCGGCGCTATCGATCCGGCGGCGATCTCGCTCTATCGCTGGCTACTGGCCTTTTTGGTGCTGACCCCCTTTGTGCTGCCTGGCGTCTGGCGCAATCGCCAGCGTGTGCGGCAGGTGTGGTGGCAGCTGGCGCTGCTGGGGCTACTCGGCATGGTGCTCTATCAGAGCCTTGCCTACTTTGCTGCGCACACCGTTAGCGCGCTGTTTATGGGCATTCTTAACGCGCTGATTCCGCTGCTCACCGTGTTGTTGAGCGTGCCTTTGCTGCGTCTTGCGCCCACCGTTGGCATTCTGCTGGGCAGCGTGATCTCTTTCAGCGGACTGGTGTGGCTGGTCAGCGCCGGGGAACCGCAGCAGTTGATGACGCACGGGCTGGGAAAAGGGGAACTGATGATGCTGGCGGCCTCAACCTCCTACGCGCTCTATGGCGTGTTGACCAAACGCTGGAGTATCGGCCTACCGAACTGGCAGAGTCTGTATGTGCAAATTTTCTTTGGCCTGCTGTTTCTGACACCCAATTTTCTGCTCGCGCCGGAGGTCACACTCAACCTGCATAATCTGCCGCTGGTGCTGTTTGCCGGTATTCCCGCCTCGATTATCGCGCCGTTTTTGTGGATTCAGGGCGTGCAGCGCATGGGCGCCAGCACCGCCAGCATTTTTATGAACCTGGTGCCGATTTTTACCGCGCTAATCGCCGTGCTGTTTCTGCACGAACAGTTGCACAGCTATCACTTTATTGGCGGTGGACTGACGCTGGTCGGCGTGGTGCTGGCGCAACGGGTAAAAACGCCGTTGCGTCGTGTTAACACAGCCTGAAGGCGATCTGCACACACAGGCCGCCCAGCGGTGCGCTGTCGCCAAGCGTAAGCTGGGTGCCGTGCCACTGGGCGATATCATTCACCAGCGCCAGCCCGAGGCCTGCCCCCTGTTCAAGCCGGGCGCTCTGCAGGCGCTGAAAAGGCTGTAGCGCCTGCTGCCGTTGCGCCTGGGCGATGCCAGGCCCGCTGTCCTCAATGTTAAGGCAACCCGCCACCACGCTGGCGGTTACCACGCCGCCCGGCGGCGTATATTTTATGGCGTTATCCAGCAGGTTAGCGCACAGCTCCGCCAGCAACAGCGGATCGCCCAGAATCATGCAGCGTTCATCGCCTTCATAGCCTAAATCGATCTGCTTACTGCGTGCCTGGCTGTAACGCGTCAGGCAGGCATCGCGCACAATGCCGGTGAGATCGAGATGCTGCATCGGCTGCTGTTCGCTCTGCCGCCCTTTTACCCGCGACAGCTGCAGCAGACGATCGGTAAGCTGAATGGTGTCATCCAGCGTGCTGCGCATCGCCAGCAGGCTTTCGGTGCGCTGCGCAGCCTCTTCGCTGTTCAGCGCTAC
The sequence above is drawn from the Duffyella gerundensis genome and encodes:
- a CDS encoding DMT family transporter, which produces MNFLFPLFAVLIWSINAIVSKLSAGAIDPAAISLYRWLLAFLVLTPFVLPGVWRNRQRVRQVWWQLALLGLLGMVLYQSLAYFAAHTVSALFMGILNALIPLLTVLLSVPLLRLAPTVGILLGSVISFSGLVWLVSAGEPQQLMTHGLGKGELMMLAASTSYALYGVLTKRWSIGLPNWQSLYVQIFFGLLFLTPNFLLAPEVTLNLHNLPLVLFAGIPASIIAPFLWIQGVQRMGASTASIFMNLVPIFTALIAVLFLHEQLHSYHFIGGGLTLVGVVLAQRVKTPLRRVNTA